The following proteins are co-located in the Citrobacter freundii ATCC 8090 = MTCC 1658 = NBRC 12681 genome:
- the eptA gene encoding phosphoethanolamine transferase EptA, translating into MLKLLFKRPTLGLISWLLLISFYLATFLNIAFYKQVLQDLPLDSVRNVLVFLSMPVVAFSVMNIVLTLASFLWLNRLVACIFILVGASAQYFIMTYGIIIDRSMIANMMDTTPAETFALLTPQLLITLGVSGILAALIACWVKIKPITSVMRSILFRGANILISALLIVLVAAFFYKDYASLFRNNKELVKSLSPSNSIVATSSWYSHQRLAHLPLVRIGEDAHRNPLMVKEKRKNLTIVVLGETSRGDNFSLSGYSRQTNPLLEKDNVVYFPRTTSCGTATAVSVPCMFSDMPRAHYDEELAQHQEGVLDIIQRAGINVLWNDNDGGCKGACDRVPHQNMTKLNLPGQCIDGECYDEVLFHGLEEYINNLKGDGVIVLHTIGSHGPTYYNRYPAQFKKFTPTCDTNEIQTCSQQQLVNTYDNTILYVDYIVDKAINILKEHQDNFTTSLVYLSDHGESLGENGVYLHGLPYSIAPDTQKHVPMLLWLSEDYQQRYQVSQTCLQKRASSEDFSQDNLFSTLLGLTGVQTQKYQAADDILQPCRGG; encoded by the coding sequence ATGTTAAAGCTCTTGTTTAAAAGGCCCACTCTCGGGCTAATCAGCTGGCTTCTGCTGATCTCATTTTATCTTGCGACCTTCCTGAACATTGCGTTCTATAAACAAGTGCTGCAAGACCTGCCTCTGGACTCTGTGCGTAACGTGCTGGTGTTTTTATCAATGCCGGTGGTCGCGTTCAGCGTCATGAACATTGTGCTGACACTGGCCTCATTCCTGTGGCTTAATCGCCTGGTGGCGTGCATTTTCATTCTGGTTGGCGCATCGGCCCAATATTTCATCATGACCTACGGCATCATCATCGACCGCTCAATGATCGCCAATATGATGGACACCACCCCCGCCGAAACCTTTGCTTTGCTGACGCCACAACTGCTCATCACGCTCGGGGTGAGCGGCATTCTGGCCGCACTTATTGCCTGCTGGGTAAAAATCAAACCGATCACGTCTGTCATGCGCAGCATACTGTTTCGTGGCGCGAACATTCTGATTTCCGCACTGCTGATCGTGCTGGTCGCTGCGTTCTTCTATAAAGATTACGCTTCACTGTTTCGCAACAACAAAGAACTGGTGAAATCCCTCAGTCCATCCAACAGCATTGTGGCGACGTCATCCTGGTATTCACACCAGAGGCTGGCCCACCTGCCGCTGGTACGCATTGGCGAAGATGCACACCGCAATCCGTTGATGGTGAAAGAAAAGCGTAAGAACCTGACGATTGTGGTTCTCGGCGAGACTTCACGTGGCGATAACTTCTCGCTGTCAGGCTATTCGCGCCAGACCAACCCACTGCTGGAAAAAGATAATGTGGTCTATTTCCCCCGCACAACGTCCTGCGGAACGGCAACGGCAGTATCAGTACCCTGCATGTTCTCGGATATGCCACGCGCGCACTACGACGAAGAACTGGCGCAGCATCAGGAAGGCGTGCTCGACATTATTCAACGGGCGGGAATTAACGTTCTGTGGAACGATAACGACGGCGGCTGCAAAGGGGCTTGTGACCGGGTTCCACACCAGAATATGACTAAGCTGAACCTGCCGGGGCAGTGTATTGACGGTGAATGCTACGATGAAGTCCTGTTCCACGGGCTGGAAGAGTACATTAATAACCTGAAAGGCGACGGCGTGATTGTGTTGCATACCATCGGCAGCCACGGTCCGACCTATTACAACCGCTATCCTGCGCAGTTTAAGAAATTTACGCCAACCTGCGATACCAACGAAATCCAGACCTGTTCACAGCAACAGTTGGTCAATACTTACGACAACACTATTCTTTACGTTGACTATATTGTTGATAAAGCAATCAATATACTGAAAGAGCACCAGGATAATTTCACCACCAGCCTGGTCTATCTTTCCGATCACGGCGAATCCTTAGGGGAAAATGGCGTCTATTTGCACGGCCTGCCGTATTCGATTGCACCTGATACGCAAAAACATGTGCCGATGCTGCTGTGGCTCTCCGAGGATTATCAGCAACGCTATCAGGTCTCTCAGACATGTTTGCAAAAACGGGCAAGCTCAGAAGATTTCTCACAGGATAATCTCTTCTCAACCCTGCTGGGATTAACGGGCGTACAAACACAGAAATATCAGGCGGCGGATGATATTCTGCAACCCTGCCGGGGAGGCTAA